A single region of the Mannheimia bovis genome encodes:
- a CDS encoding fructose-specific PTS transporter subunit EIIC: MNISFVFPQTLGNARRFLVNEVLSTAAKQQGYNVVPANQADFVVLFDNNIAAEAAGKKGAILDLEQAFTQPEASIKQAVENAQIFANATTTPTISTSGVKNIVAVTACPTGVAHTFMSAEAIENYAKAQGWNVKVETRGQVGAGNPISAQEIAAADLVFVAADIDVDLEKFKGKPMYRTSTGLALKKTAQEFEKAFAQAKVYEGGVTKADNAETATGEKKGLYKHLMTGVSHMLPLVVAGGLLIAISFMFGIEAFKDETIAGGLPKALMDIGGGAAFHLMIAVFAGYVAFSIADRPGLAVGLIGGMLATTAGAGILGGIVAGFLAGYTVKFLNSAIQLPPSLTSLKPILILPLLGSAIVGLLMIYFINPPVKALMDALVEWLNTMGQTNAIILGIVLGTMMCTDMGGPVNKAAYTFGVGLIASQQYMPMAAVMAAGMVPPIGMAIATLIARNKFNTNQRDAGKASFVLGLCFISEGALPFVAADPIRVILSSILGGATAGAISMALGITLQAPHGGLFVIPFVSQPLMYLAAIAIGSVVTGVVYATIKQKAE, translated from the coding sequence ATGAATATTTCTTTTGTCTTCCCTCAAACACTTGGTAACGCTCGCCGTTTCTTAGTGAATGAAGTATTAAGCACAGCCGCTAAACAGCAAGGCTACAATGTTGTACCTGCCAACCAAGCTGATTTTGTCGTGTTATTTGATAATAACATCGCCGCAGAAGCAGCAGGTAAGAAAGGAGCAATTTTAGATTTAGAGCAAGCCTTTACTCAACCTGAAGCTAGTATTAAACAAGCGGTCGAAAATGCACAAATTTTTGCAAATGCCACTACTACACCAACAATTTCTACTTCAGGCGTGAAGAACATCGTTGCAGTTACTGCTTGCCCAACAGGTGTGGCTCATACCTTTATGTCTGCCGAAGCGATTGAAAACTATGCGAAAGCTCAAGGCTGGAATGTGAAAGTTGAAACTCGTGGACAAGTGGGTGCAGGCAACCCGATTTCTGCTCAAGAAATTGCCGCAGCTGACTTGGTTTTCGTTGCCGCTGATATTGATGTGGATTTAGAGAAATTCAAAGGCAAACCGATGTATCGCACATCAACAGGTTTAGCTTTAAAGAAAACCGCCCAAGAGTTTGAAAAAGCCTTTGCACAAGCTAAAGTTTACGAAGGTGGTGTAACAAAAGCTGATAATGCAGAAACTGCAACAGGCGAGAAAAAAGGCTTATACAAGCACTTAATGACAGGCGTTTCGCATATGTTACCGCTTGTGGTTGCAGGTGGTTTGTTAATTGCTATCTCATTTATGTTTGGTATTGAAGCATTTAAAGATGAAACCATCGCAGGCGGATTACCGAAAGCATTAATGGACATCGGCGGCGGTGCAGCATTCCACTTAATGATTGCCGTATTCGCAGGCTATGTAGCCTTCTCTATTGCTGACCGCCCGGGTTTAGCGGTAGGTTTAATTGGCGGTATGCTGGCAACCACAGCCGGAGCTGGGATTTTAGGCGGTATCGTAGCGGGTTTCCTTGCCGGTTATACAGTGAAATTCTTAAACAGTGCAATCCAACTTCCACCAAGTTTAACTTCACTTAAACCAATTTTAATTTTACCGCTATTAGGTTCAGCGATTGTTGGATTATTAATGATTTACTTCATTAATCCACCGGTGAAAGCCTTAATGGACGCATTAGTAGAATGGTTAAACACAATGGGGCAAACCAATGCAATCATTTTAGGTATTGTACTAGGCACTATGATGTGTACCGATATGGGTGGTCCGGTGAATAAAGCGGCTTATACCTTCGGCGTGGGCTTAATTGCTTCACAACAATATATGCCAATGGCAGCGGTAATGGCAGCAGGTATGGTGCCACCAATTGGTATGGCTATTGCCACTTTAATTGCTCGCAACAAGTTCAACACCAACCAACGTGATGCGGGTAAAGCCTCATTTGTGCTAGGTTTATGCTTTATTTCAGAAGGTGCATTACCTTTTGTTGCAGCAGATCCTATCCGTGTAATCCTAAGCTCAATCTTAGGAGGTGCAACCGCAGGTGCAATTTCAATGGCTTTAGGCATTACCTTACAAGCCCCTCACGGTGGTTTATTCGTCATTCCATTTGTATCACAACCATTAATGTATTTAGCTGCAATCGCAATCGGCTCAGTAGTAACAGGTGTGGTTTACGCTACAATCAAACAAAAAGCGGAATAA
- the rarD gene encoding EamA family transporter RarD, whose amino-acid sequence MLKGILASLSANLLFGIVYYFAILLRPLDGEAMFGFRIVVVIPFILLAIILFKQHKHFYGLLQKIRENPPLVLVILLLAFNTGVQLWLFLWAPNQGQALQVSIGYLLLPIVAVALGKIVFKEQFTRLKWLSLGFAVIGVGSSLVTSGAISWATWVAGLGYPIYITLRRYFQINNLATFFVELVLVLPFALYYLSQVEMSQVVIENPNIYFYLALLGLVSGSAFILYIASSNLLPINVLGLLGYVEPLVMLLISFAIGETLDSSSYILMVCLLVSIGLLSWDSFRERK is encoded by the coding sequence ATGCTCAAAGGAATTTTAGCTTCGCTCTCCGCGAATTTATTATTCGGGATAGTTTATTATTTTGCGATATTGCTTCGCCCGTTAGATGGTGAAGCAATGTTTGGTTTTCGAATAGTCGTTGTTATTCCATTTATTTTGCTTGCTATTATATTGTTTAAGCAACACAAGCATTTCTATGGGCTTTTGCAAAAAATTCGTGAAAATCCACCGCTTGTATTGGTTATTTTATTGCTTGCGTTCAATACAGGTGTACAACTTTGGTTATTTTTATGGGCACCCAATCAAGGGCAGGCGTTGCAAGTTTCGATTGGCTATCTCTTGTTACCGATTGTGGCAGTTGCACTGGGTAAAATTGTGTTTAAAGAACAGTTCACTCGGCTAAAATGGCTCTCGCTAGGTTTTGCGGTGATTGGTGTTGGTAGCAGTTTGGTTACTTCAGGTGCAATTTCTTGGGCAACTTGGGTAGCGGGATTGGGCTATCCGATTTATATTACCCTTCGCCGCTATTTTCAAATCAATAACTTAGCCACATTTTTTGTGGAATTAGTGCTGGTGCTTCCTTTCGCTTTGTATTATCTCAGTCAAGTAGAAATGAGCCAAGTTGTAATTGAAAACCCAAATATCTATTTCTACCTCGCATTACTCGGTTTAGTGAGCGGTAGTGCTTTTATTCTTTACATTGCCTCCAGTAATTTACTGCCAATTAATGTATTGGGATTACTAGGGTATGTTGAACCGCTGGTAATGTTACTGATTTCATTTGCTATCGGCGAAACGCTGGATTCCAGCTCCTATATTTTAATGGTCTGCTTGCTGGTTTCGATTGGATTATTGAGTTGGGATAGTTTTCGTGAAAGAAAGTGA
- the fruK gene encoding 1-phosphofructokinase: MRIATVTLNPAFDLVGRLKRIEIGEVNTVETLGLYPAGKGINVAKVLADLGTNLAVTGFLGEENQGYFVNAFKQNGLNDEFYRIQGKTRINVKITETEADVTDLNFLGFEISAQNWENFVAQSSQWKDKFDLIAVCGSLPRGVNPEQFAEWLESLHQQGLKVVLDTSNAALTSGLTAHPWLIKPNRRELEVLVDRSLNSTEEIIDAAQQLRNQGIENVIISMGEKGSLWLNNEGVLQAQPPRCENVVSTVGAGDSMVAGLIYGFSQDWNKSQILKFASATSANAVAQSNVGVEDRKVIDALAEQVKITEL; the protein is encoded by the coding sequence ATGCGTATTGCAACTGTAACTCTAAACCCTGCCTTTGACTTAGTCGGACGACTAAAACGCATTGAAATTGGCGAAGTAAATACCGTTGAAACTTTAGGCTTATACCCTGCCGGCAAAGGTATTAATGTGGCAAAAGTGCTTGCGGATTTAGGCACAAACCTTGCTGTAACAGGCTTCTTAGGCGAAGAAAATCAAGGCTATTTCGTTAATGCGTTTAAACAGAATGGTTTAAATGATGAATTTTACCGTATTCAGGGTAAAACCCGCATCAACGTAAAAATCACTGAAACCGAAGCGGATGTAACCGATCTTAACTTCTTAGGCTTTGAAATTTCAGCTCAAAACTGGGAAAACTTTGTCGCACAATCTTCCCAATGGAAAGATAAATTTGACTTAATCGCAGTTTGTGGCTCTCTTCCTCGCGGTGTAAATCCAGAACAATTTGCCGAGTGGTTGGAATCTTTACATCAACAAGGGTTAAAAGTGGTGTTAGATACAAGTAATGCGGCTCTAACCTCTGGTTTAACCGCTCACCCTTGGCTAATCAAACCAAACCGCCGAGAACTTGAAGTATTGGTTGATCGTTCATTAAACTCAACCGAAGAGATTATTGATGCAGCCCAACAGTTACGCAATCAAGGTATTGAAAATGTCATTATTTCAATGGGTGAAAAAGGTTCGCTCTGGCTCAATAATGAAGGTGTTTTACAAGCTCAACCACCTCGTTGTGAAAATGTGGTGAGTACCGTAGGTGCAGGCGATTCAATGGTAGCTGGTTTGATTTACGGTTTTTCTCAAGATTGGAATAAAAGCCAAATCCTTAAATTTGCTTCGGCAACTTCTGCAAATGCAGTTGCTCAAAGCAACGTGGGCGTGGAAGATCGTAAAGTGATTGATGCACTTGCAGAACAAGTAAAAATTACAGAATTATAA
- a CDS encoding LemA family protein has product MKKIFWILLIAVLAVGGYSLTKYNDLMRAEEDINSVWGNVESAYQRRADLIPNLVNTVKGQANFEKETLTSVIEARAKATAVTIDPSNATEEQMAKFQEAQQGVNSALSRLLVSVEKYPELKAHDAFLNLQAQLEGTENRINVERNNFNEKVKEYNKQVREFPTKLAAMIMGFKAKPQFKSEAGSDKAPQVNFN; this is encoded by the coding sequence ATGAAAAAGATTTTTTGGATTTTATTAATCGCTGTTCTTGCTGTTGGCGGTTATTCATTAACAAAATATAACGATTTAATGCGTGCAGAAGAAGACATCAACTCTGTGTGGGGTAATGTAGAATCTGCGTATCAACGCCGTGCGGATTTAATTCCAAACCTAGTAAACACCGTAAAAGGTCAAGCTAATTTTGAGAAAGAAACCTTAACCTCTGTGATTGAAGCTCGTGCGAAAGCAACTGCGGTAACTATTGACCCAAGTAATGCAACCGAAGAGCAAATGGCGAAATTCCAAGAAGCCCAACAAGGTGTAAACTCTGCCCTTTCACGCTTATTGGTTTCAGTTGAGAAATACCCTGAGTTAAAAGCACACGATGCGTTCTTAAATCTTCAAGCACAGTTAGAAGGTACAGAAAACCGCATTAACGTTGAACGCAATAACTTCAACGAAAAAGTGAAAGAATACAACAAGCAAGTGCGTGAATTCCCAACTAAATTAGCAGCAATGATTATGGGCTTTAAAGCAAAACCACAGTTCAAATCTGAAGCAGGCTCGGATAAAGCACCACAAGTAAACTTTAACTAA